Proteins encoded by one window of Juglans regia cultivar Chandler chromosome 15, Walnut 2.0, whole genome shotgun sequence:
- the LOC108992316 gene encoding patatin-like protein 2, producing MEAEKIVPLQPPTYGNVITVLSIDGGGIRGLIPGTILDFLESEFQKLDGEDARIADYFDVIAGTSTGGLVTAMLTAPNEKNRPVFAAKDIKDFYLNHCPKIFPQNNFPLFPITAKMFKALSGPKYDGKYLHNLVREKLGSTRMRQTLTNVVIPTFDLKRLQPTVFSSYEVKKNPSLDALLSDVCIATSAAPTYLPPYYFETKDPEGNVREFNLTDGGVAANNPALLAIGEVTKEILRRSPDFFPIKPMDYGRFLVISLGTGSNKDEEKYKARDAAKWGILDWLTRGGSTPIIDVFSQASADMVDVYLCQVFQALHSEKSYLRIQDDTLSGVVSSVDVATTKNLDDLVKVGEELLKQRVSRVNLDTGLSEPTNSETNAEALARFAQLLSQERHLRHARSPVAKVKSHDNHKY from the exons ATGGAAGCAGAAAAAATTGTACCCCTACAGCCACCCACTTATGGAAATGTAATCACTGTTCTCAGCATTGATGGCGGAGGAATAAGAGGGCTTATCCCAGGAACCATCCTTGATTTCCTAGAATCTGAGTTTCAG AAGCTGGACGGGGAAGATGCAAGAATCGCagattattttgatgtgattGCAGGGACAAGCACAGGCGGCCTTGTAACTGCCATGCTAACTGCTCCAAATGAAAAGAACAGACCTGTCTTTGCTGCTAAGGATATCAAGGACTTCTACTTAAACCATTGCCCTAAAATATTCCCACAAAACAA TTTTCCGCTATTTCCAATTACTGCAAAGATGTTCAAAGCCCTTTCCGGACCCAAATACGATGGGAAGTATCTGCATAACCTTGTTAGGGAAAAACTTGGAAGTACAAGAATGCGTCAGACTTTGACTAATGTTGTCATCCCAACATTTGATCTCAAGCGACTGCAGCCAACCGTCTTCTCTAGCTATGAG gtaaaaaaaaacccaagctTAGATGCCCTACTCTCAGATGTATGCATTGCAACCTCAGCTGCACCAACTTATCTTCCACCTTATTACTTCGAAACCAAAGACCCAGAAGGCAACGTCAGAGAATTCAACCTTACAGATGGTGGGGTTGCTGCTAATAATCCG GCTTTACTTGCCATTGGTGAAGTGACCAAGGAGATCCTTAGAAGAAGTCCCGACTTCTTCCCTATAAAACCAATGGACTATGGCCGGTTTTTGGTCATATCATTAGGAACTGGCTCAAATAAAGACGAAGAGAAATACAAGGCTCGTGATGCAGCCAAGTGGGGCATACTAGACTGGTTAACCAGAGGTGGTTCCACCCCAATAATTGACGTATTTTCTCAAGCAAGTGCAGATATGGTTGACGTGTATCTCTGTCAGGTTTTCCAAGCCCTTCATTCTGAGAAAAGCTATCTGCGGATTCAG GACGATACATTGAGTGGGGTAGTATCTTCTGTGGACGTTGCCACAACGAAGAACTTGGATGATCTTGTCAAAGTTGGAGAAGAATTGCTGAAACAACGGGTCTCTAGGGTGAATCTGGATACTGGCCTCTCTGAACCTACTAATAGTGAAACAAATGCAGAGGCTCTCGCAAG GTTTGCACAACTTCTTTCCCAAGAGAGGCATCTTCGCCATGCTAGGTCTCCCGTTGCAAAAGTTAAAAGTCATGATAATCACAAATATTGA